One genomic window of Chloracidobacterium sp. includes the following:
- the rfaE1 gene encoding D-glycero-beta-D-manno-heptose-7-phosphate kinase, producing the protein MNQREREQAVAAMAGQRILVLGDVMLDEFFWGRAHRIAPEAPVPVVEIERESYALGGAANVAANIRALGGVPFVIGVIGDDPAAEHLRDAMLRWHLEWHGLVTDAARPTTRKTRVMVNAHQMARFDRESRHPIPEPIETAVIAKIDAWLPHVAAVAVSDYDKGVLTPRVLRHTLMAARSQGLPVALDPKPARFAHYQPVTVVTPNLHEAALIAQTPISDDATLSDVCRRLSAMLGDAHVLVTRGEAGMTLYEATGRLRHLPAVAREVYDVTGAGDTVLAVLTLGMSIGLPLHQAAELANRAAGVVVGKLGTATARPEELVAGQVLTVR; encoded by the coding sequence ATGAACCAGCGCGAACGCGAACAAGCCGTCGCCGCCATGGCCGGACAGCGTATCCTTGTTCTCGGCGATGTCATGCTGGACGAATTTTTCTGGGGACGCGCTCACCGCATCGCTCCGGAAGCGCCAGTGCCCGTCGTTGAGATCGAACGCGAAAGTTACGCGCTGGGCGGCGCAGCCAACGTCGCCGCCAACATCCGCGCACTGGGCGGCGTGCCGTTTGTCATAGGCGTCATCGGCGATGACCCCGCCGCCGAACACTTGCGTGACGCCATGCTGCGGTGGCATCTGGAATGGCACGGACTCGTCACGGACGCCGCCCGGCCAACGACGCGCAAAACGCGCGTGATGGTCAACGCCCACCAGATGGCCCGCTTTGACCGCGAATCCCGACACCCAATTCCCGAACCCATTGAAACCGCCGTCATCGCCAAGATTGACGCTTGGCTGCCTCACGTCGCGGCAGTCGCTGTTTCCGATTACGACAAGGGTGTTCTTACGCCGCGCGTCCTGCGTCACACCCTCATGGCGGCGCGCTCACAGGGACTGCCGGTGGCGCTCGACCCAAAACCGGCGCGATTCGCCCACTATCAGCCTGTCACCGTTGTCACCCCGAACCTCCACGAAGCTGCTCTCATCGCCCAGACGCCAATCTCCGACGATGCGACGCTCAGTGATGTTTGCCGCCGCCTGTCAGCAATGCTCGGCGACGCCCACGTTTTGGTCACGCGCGGCGAAGCTGGTATGACGCTCTATGAAGCGACCGGCCGCCTGCGCCATCTTCCAGCTGTTGCCCGTGAGGTCTACGATGTGACCGGCGCAGGCGACACCGTCCTCGCTGTTCTGACACTCGGCATGAGCATAGGGCTGCCGCTGCATCAAGCCGCCGAACTGGCTAACCGTGCCGCCGGCGTCGTGGTTGGTAAGCTGGGCACCGCAACCGCCCGCCCTGAAGAACTTGTCGCTGGACAGGTCCTAACGGTGCGTTGA